The nucleotide sequence CTTTTTCGCGTGAGGCAAAAATTTTCGATACGACACTCGGTTGGAGATTTATCAATCCCAAACTGCAAAAAGAATACGGCACGGACTCAATGGGAGAGACAGCCGAGAATGTAGCAGCTCAGTGGAAAATATCACGTGAAGATCAAGATAAGTTCGCGCTTTGGTCCCAGCAAAAGTGTGCAACTGCAACTTCGCGCGGACGATTAGCTAAGGAAATAGTCCCAGTTGCGGTTAAGCAAGGCAAAGAAGAAATCCAAATAACTCGCGATGAATTTCCGCGCCCGACAACCACAATTGAATCACTGGGTAGTTTAAAGCCAGCATTTCTCTCTACCGGGAGCGTTACAGCCGGAAACTCATCCGGAATTAACGATGGCGCTGCGGCGATAATGATTGCATCAGAGGCGGCACTAAAGAAATTTAACCTAAGCCCCAAAGCTAAAATTATTGCCTCAGCTGCTGCCGGAGTTGAGCCGCGCACAATGGGCATTGGACCGGTTTTTGCCACGCGCAAAGCTCTACGCATTGCCGGGTTAGATTTAGAAAAAATGGATTTGATTGAAATGAATGAGGCATTTGCCGCTCAATGCTTGGCTTGTATCAGAGAGTTTGGCATTGAAGATCATGACCCACGCATTAATCCAAATGGCGGCGCAATCGCCTTGGGTCATCCACTTGGAATGTCTGGTGCACGCTTGATTCAAACTGCAGCTTTCGAGTTACACGAACAAAAGAAACGCTACGCACTTTGCACAATGTGTGTTGGCGTTGGTCAAGGAGTCTCGGTAATCTTAGAGCGGGTATAACTTATGACCAGTAACATTTATGCCTTTCAGGGCTTTACTCCAGTTGTCAGCCCCAAGGCTTTTGTCCATCCGCAAGCCACAGTCACAGGAAATGTAATTATCGGAGCTGATGTTTATATCGGTCCAGGGGCTCGGATTCGTGGAGATTGGGGTGGAATCGTGATTGAAGACGGCTGCAATGTGCAAGAAAATTGTACAATCCACATGTTCCCGGGGGTGGAAGTCAGGCTTGAGGCTGGTGCGCATGTTGGACATGGAGCGGTAATTCACGGCGCGCGTTTGGGCAAAAACTGCCTAATTGGAATGAATGCAGTCGTTATGGACAATGTTGAAATTGGCTCAGGCAGTATAGTTGGTGCTTTGACATTTGTTCCCGCTGATACAAAAGTTCCCGACCGCTCAGTTGTCGTTGGTAATCCGGGAAAAGTTGTGAAGCAAGTTAGTAATGAAATGCTTGAGTGGAAGACTGATGGCACTAAACTATATCAGCTCTTAGCCAGTCAGTGTTTGAATGAATTGCAAGCATGCGAACCCTTGCGCGAGATTCCAAAAAATCGCCCCAAGCAACAGGCGAATTATTTCACCTGGAAGAATGCGAAGGGTTAGAGGTTGAGAATTATATTTTTAGGCTTGAACTTCTCCTTATCCCCTGATGGGATAAGGAGAAGTTCAGGCCTAAGGCCGTAAAAATGCGTTAAGCAAATATTGAATGAAGGCAAGTATGATCATCGAAAGTTATCTTGAAGACCAATGGATTAAGGGTAAAGCAGAAGGCGCTGCTTTCTATCATGCAGTTTCTGGCGATAAGCTCGGCCAGGCTTCGAGCGCGGGCTTTGACTTTAAGTCTGCGCTAAATTATGCGCGCAGAGTTGGCGGTCCAAATATCCGCAAACTCACTTTTCATCAGCGCGCACTGAAACTTAAAGAACTTGCTAAGTATTTAACCGAGCGCAAAGAAGAATTTTACGAAGTCTCTAAAGCAACTGGGGCAACTCGCACAGATTCATGGATCGATATCGAGGGTGGTATCGGTACGCTCTTTGTTTTTTCCAGCAAGGCACGCCGAGAGCTTCCTAATCAAACAGTCTTTGTCGACGGAATTATGGAAGGGTTGTCAAAGGGCGGCACGTTCGTTGGTCAGCATATTTGTTTGCCGCTTGAAGGTGTCGCAATTCATATTAACGCTTTTAATTTTCCGTGCTGGGGCATGTTAGAAAAATTTGCCCCAACTTTCATTGCGGGCATGCCGACAATTGTCAAACCAGCAACTGCGACATGTTATCTCGCTCAGAAAATGGTGCGAGCGATGATTGAGTCGAAAATCTTACCTGCAGGAAGCCTGCAACTTGTTTGCGGAAATCTAGGTGATACTTTTGACCATCTTACGTGCCAAGACGTAGTCACGCTTACTGGCTCTGCAGCGACAGGGCAAAAATTAAAGACTCACCCTAAAATAATTGAAAATGCTGTACGCTTTAACCTCGAAGCTGATTCACTTAACTGTTCAATTCTTGGGCGTGACGTGACTCCGGGTAAACCGGAATTTGAAATTTTCATTAAAGAAGTCACGCGCGAAATGACGGTTAAAGCGGGGCAGAAGTGTACTGCAATTCGCCGCACGATTGTGCCTGAGGGTATGGAAGAGGCAGTACTTAAGGCCCTCAAGCAAAGTCTTGAGCGCGTTAAATTAGGAGATCCCTCAGCGGAAGGCGTGAAAATGGGGCCACTTGCTTCGAAGGAACAAGTGCAAGCTGTGATTAGCAATTTTCAGAAACTTAAAAATGAAGCTGAGCTTGTTTATGGGAATCCTGAAGACTTTGAAGTCATTGGCGCTGATCGTAAATGCGGAGCATTTTTCCCAGCGCTGCTTTTACATGCCGATAATCCTCTGACCAAGGAATCGATTCACAGTGTCGAGGCATTCGGACCGGTGAATACTGTCATGGGCTATAACTCAAGTGATGAAGCCGTTGAGCTTGCCCGGCTTGGGCGCGGAAGCCTTGTGGGATCGCTTGTCACGGCGGATAACAATTTTGCACGTGAAGTCATTGCCGGAGTTGCGCCGTATCATGGGCGGTTTGTAATACTAAATGCTGATTGCGCCAAAGAGTCTACTGGGCACGGCTCTCCAATGCCGCATCTTGTCCATGGTGGCCCGGGACGAGCAGGTGGCGGTGAAGAAATGGGGGGAATGCGGGCTGTGATGCATTACATGCAACGCACTGCGGTGCAAGGTTCTCCAACAACTCTTGGGGCGATTTGTAATACGTGGATGAAAGGCGGGGAGCAAATTAAAGACCCAGTGCATCCATTTCGTAAATACTATGAAGAACTTCAGATCGGGGAAACGTTAATCACGGAAAATAGATTAATCACGCCTCAGGATGTGGATCGCTTTGCGGATTTAAGTGGTGACCATTTTTATGCGCACAAGCTTGAGCTCGGAGCGCAATCAATTTTTGAAAAGCAAGTTGCGCATGGCTATTTTGTACTTTCTGCTAGTGCGGGACTTTTTGTTGACCCAGCCCCGGGGCCCGTGCTGGCTAATTATGGACTGGAAAATCTAAGATTTACCAATCCAGTTTTCCCTGGAGATTCAATCCACGTGCGCTTAACATGTAAGCAGAAGTATCCACGCGAAGGTGAAGACCGCGGAGTTGTGGCCTGGGACGTAGAAGTATTTAATCAGGATAATTTGACTGTCGCAGTGTATACGATTTTAACGCTGGTGAAAATGAAATAGGGAAGATCAAAGCTGGAAGATGAAGGGATGAATCTAGAAAATAGAGGAGGGGCGCAGCAACTTCTTTAACCTTTGGTTTTATGTCGAAAAACCTTCAGTCGCAAAAGCACAACGCCCACTCTTGTGTTTGATGTTAAGCGGGATGAAAAGCGTTAGGCGGCTTTTTTACCTTCTTGGACCCAAAGAATAGGTCTTTCGATGTAAACGTGCATGTCTACTTCTTCGAGCGCGGCTACAAGAGCTCGCACTGATTCCCAAGCATTCTCGACTAGTGTGCTCAAGTGAGCAGTTGCACGCTCGTGAGCGCTTGTGCCGACTGCTTGAAAAAGCCCAATTGAACGAAGAAGACCCTCGTTTCCTTGAGCACGGCCAAGTTTTGCCGCTTCAAATTCAGCGATGACGACGAGCGCCTCTTGAATGAAGTGACGAAGCGTTGCTTGGTCCGCTTCAACCATAGTCCTTTCAGCGTGAATGCAGCGAAAGGCAGGAATTGCGGCATACATGTCAAGTCGATCTCGTAAGTCCTCAACGGTCAAGGTCGGCATTTCGGTGGCGAAGTTGGTCAAGGCCACAAAAGTGGCTAAAAGCGGAGTTTTTGCTATATCCATATCCATATTTGATTTTCTCCTCATGGCGCACATCCATGTGCTGAGTAGACATCAAGGCTTAAAATGCATTGCATCAACGCAGTTTTTACCCTCATGGCTACACAGCAATTTTTTTCAGTGCAATTTTTTCAGTGCTTATTGCTTAAGGAGAATTAAAAAACCTTAAAATATTGCTGCGACCTCTCACTGATCTGAGATCCCGAAATTTGGGATCTACTCAATGAGAGGTGCTTAAAACTACTCTACCCGTATTAAATTTTTCAGCCCTTAAATTTTCTTGCCCTAATCGCTATGACTATAAGCTAAAAGCGCATAGGCATTATACAAGAAATAATAAATTTGTCGCCTTTGCGTGGTTGTTAAGGGCTTTGATATTTTTCTCTAAGCAGGATATTCAATAGCTGAGAACATCAGGAAGCTAGCAACCATTTGAATTCACTAGTAAATATAGATCGCCAAAGCATCTGGCATCCCTACACTCAGCACGAGACGGCACTGCCACCAATTGCGATTAAAAGTGCCAAAGGCGCGGTTTTATACGGGGAAGACGGCAAGGAATATCTCGATTTAATTTCTTCCTGGTGGGTCAATCTTCACGGGCATTCTCACCCTAAACTTGTTCAAGCAATTAAAGATCAAGCCGAGAAAATTCAGCAAATTATGTTTGCAGGCTTTACGCATGAGCCGGCAGCGTTATTTGCTGAGAAGTTAATCCAGGTTGCTAACAGTAATCTTAGCGATAAATATTTTTCCAAAGTTTTTTATACTGATGACGGTTCAACGAGCGTTGAAGCAGCTCTGAAAATCGCCCATCAATCTTGGAAGAATCAAGGTGAAAATCAGCGACGAATTTTTTTCGCACTGGATGGCGCCTATCATGGTGATACCTTTGGGGCGATGTCGCTTGGACAGTCGAGTGGGTTTTTCGATAATTTCAAAGATTTAGCCTTTGCCGTAAAGACTGTGAAGGTTCCAGAGCATTGGTGCGGTAAAGCAGCGCTTGCAGAGGAAGAAGGCCAGATCCTCGAGGAATTCTCCAAGCAGTTAAAATTATTTGCCACAGAAACTGTAGCCTTGATTGTTGAGCCGCTGGTGCTCGGGGCCAGTGGAATGCGTTGCTATCGGCCTCAGTTTCTTCAAGCGCTCTGTGAAATTGCGCGCGCCGCTGGTCTATTAGTAATTTTTGACGAAGTCATGACCGGCTTTGGCAGAACCGGAAAAATGTTTGCCTATGAACACCTAGATTTCGTGCCGGACTTAGTTTGTCTGTCTAAAGGAATTACCGGTGGGATGTTGCCCCTTGGAGCAACCCTTGTTGGAGAGAAACTATTTAAGAGTTTTCTTGGAACGTCTTTTAGTCAGGCACTTGCCCATGGGCATTCTTATACAGCAAATCCACTTGCTTGTGCTGTGGCGCTGAGGAGCCTGGAGCTTTTTTCTGAAGAGCAAAGCTTGGAGAAAGTTGCTCAAATCTCAAACTGGTATCAGGCGCATTTAGCTAAGCTGGCTGAGAATGAACAAGTTGAAAAACTTAGAACTTTGGGAACGATTCTTGCTTTTGACCTAAAGACTGATGGCGCTTACGGCTCGCAGACAAGCCTTGATTTACGAAAATTTTTTCTAGAGCGGGGGCTTTTAATTCGCCCACTCGGGAATACGATTTATTTACTGCCGCCCTATTGCATTAAAGAAAGTCAGTTGATACAGGCAGTTAACGGTATTATTCAAGCATTGATTTACTAGTATTTTAAGTCCTGCTATAGATAGTTTTTTTGCTCTTTCTCATTACTGCTACGGGTAATTTCATCAATATAAATATTGAATTCTTTGAGATCTAGCCTTTGGGAAACAGTAGGTTAACCAAAGGTTGGTTAGGTAAGCATGAACGCAAAAACCTTAACACTCGACACCACAGCCCGAACTGAGCCGTGGATTGCAAATGACACCCTTCTTGCAGTAGCAAGAGAGGGGGGTCGGCACGGGAACATCGACATCCAAGCGGACTTGAACATTCGCTTTGGTGGATCCATCCGCTTCACTTCTTTCGGGCCCCCTGAATGCTGGTGCAGCGCGGAGGTCGAGGAACTTCGCAACCTCATCGTGCAAACGCAAGAAGCGACCGTAGCTCTTAGTGGGCATAGTTCTCCGATGCACGTCCCGCGCGAACTCATCGTCCAGGCACTTCAAGTCTACGATCAGGGTGATTGGAAGACTGTATGGAATGAAAACGGAGACGGCAATCCGCTTGTGCCCATCGAGCCAGAATCGGCTACCACGAAGCAGTGGATTCCCCCAGTCGGCTTCGACTGCTGACATGCTTTTGCTGGGAGAGGACGAGGTGCGATCTCTTACTCTCCCAGCACTACATTTTAGCATTGGCTATTTTTTACTTAAGGATTAATCCCTAAGGCTACTTCTTAAAGAAATTACTACTTTCCTCCTAAGGCAGTTCGCTTTTCAATGTCGCCTAAAATAGCCTAGCTCACTATCTGTTATGCAGATTAGTAGTCCCTTAGGCTTGAACTTATACTTCCCCTTAACCTTAT is from bacterium and encodes:
- the pcaF gene encoding 3-oxoadipyl-CoA thiolase — its product is MNAYIVEAIRTPIGKYAGSLSSVRPDDLAALAIKALFDKTNQIPKELIDDVVLGCANQAGEDNRNVARMALLLAGLPQGVPGETVNRLCASGMCAVVNAARAVHAAQAELVIAGGVESMSRSPLVMPKAEQAFSREAKIFDTTLGWRFINPKLQKEYGTDSMGETAENVAAQWKISREDQDKFALWSQQKCATATSRGRLAKEIVPVAVKQGKEEIQITRDEFPRPTTTIESLGSLKPAFLSTGSVTAGNSSGINDGAAAIMIASEAALKKFNLSPKAKIIASAAAGVEPRTMGIGPVFATRKALRIAGLDLEKMDLIEMNEAFAAQCLACIREFGIEDHDPRINPNGGAIALGHPLGMSGARLIQTAAFELHEQKKRYALCTMCVGVGQGVSVILERV
- the bioA gene encoding adenosylmethionine--8-amino-7-oxononanoate transaminase: MNSLVNIDRQSIWHPYTQHETALPPIAIKSAKGAVLYGEDGKEYLDLISSWWVNLHGHSHPKLVQAIKDQAEKIQQIMFAGFTHEPAALFAEKLIQVANSNLSDKYFSKVFYTDDGSTSVEAALKIAHQSWKNQGENQRRIFFALDGAYHGDTFGAMSLGQSSGFFDNFKDLAFAVKTVKVPEHWCGKAALAEEEGQILEEFSKQLKLFATETVALIVEPLVLGASGMRCYRPQFLQALCEIARAAGLLVIFDEVMTGFGRTGKMFAYEHLDFVPDLVCLSKGITGGMLPLGATLVGEKLFKSFLGTSFSQALAHGHSYTANPLACAVALRSLELFSEEQSLEKVAQISNWYQAHLAKLAENEQVEKLRTLGTILAFDLKTDGAYGSQTSLDLRKFFLERGLLIRPLGNTIYLLPPYCIKESQLIQAVNGIIQALIY
- a CDS encoding transferase hexapeptide repeat family protein, yielding MTSNIYAFQGFTPVVSPKAFVHPQATVTGNVIIGADVYIGPGARIRGDWGGIVIEDGCNVQENCTIHMFPGVEVRLEAGAHVGHGAVIHGARLGKNCLIGMNAVVMDNVEIGSGSIVGALTFVPADTKVPDRSVVVGNPGKVVKQVSNEMLEWKTDGTKLYQLLASQCLNELQACEPLREIPKNRPKQQANYFTWKNAKG
- the paaZ gene encoding phenylacetic acid degradation bifunctional protein PaaZ, whose product is MIIESYLEDQWIKGKAEGAAFYHAVSGDKLGQASSAGFDFKSALNYARRVGGPNIRKLTFHQRALKLKELAKYLTERKEEFYEVSKATGATRTDSWIDIEGGIGTLFVFSSKARRELPNQTVFVDGIMEGLSKGGTFVGQHICLPLEGVAIHINAFNFPCWGMLEKFAPTFIAGMPTIVKPATATCYLAQKMVRAMIESKILPAGSLQLVCGNLGDTFDHLTCQDVVTLTGSAATGQKLKTHPKIIENAVRFNLEADSLNCSILGRDVTPGKPEFEIFIKEVTREMTVKAGQKCTAIRRTIVPEGMEEAVLKALKQSLERVKLGDPSAEGVKMGPLASKEQVQAVISNFQKLKNEAELVYGNPEDFEVIGADRKCGAFFPALLLHADNPLTKESIHSVEAFGPVNTVMGYNSSDEAVELARLGRGSLVGSLVTADNNFAREVIAGVAPYHGRFVILNADCAKESTGHGSPMPHLVHGGPGRAGGGEEMGGMRAVMHYMQRTAVQGSPTTLGAICNTWMKGGEQIKDPVHPFRKYYEELQIGETLITENRLITPQDVDRFADLSGDHFYAHKLELGAQSIFEKQVAHGYFVLSASAGLFVDPAPGPVLANYGLENLRFTNPVFPGDSIHVRLTCKQKYPREGEDRGVVAWDVEVFNQDNLTVAVYTILTLVKMK